In the Camelus bactrianus isolate YW-2024 breed Bactrian camel chromosome 17, ASM4877302v1, whole genome shotgun sequence genome, one interval contains:
- the LOC105080318 gene encoding protegrin-2-like, producing METQRASLSTRRWSLWLLLLGLAVPWASAQALSFREAVLRAVDRLNEQSSDPNLYRLLELDLPPKADEDPDAPKPVSFTVKETVCPRRTQLPPEQCDFKEKGVVKQCLGTVTLDQVKDQIDISCNKLQSVRGFFPPPFPPGPFPFPPFPPIPPIPPFPFPRPFVRRRR from the exons ATGGAGACCCAGAGGGCCAGCCTCTCCACGCGCCGCTGGTCACTGTGGCTACTGCTGCTGGGACTAGCGGTGCCTTGGGCCAGCGCCCAGGCCCTGAGCTTTAGGGAGGCGGTGCTTCGAGCTGTGGATCGCCTCAATGAGCAGTCCTCAGACCCCAATCTCTACCGCCTCCTGGAGCTGGACCTGCCGCCCAAGGCT GATGAGGACCCAGACGCCCCGAAGCCTGTGAGCTTCACGGTGAAGGAGACCGTGTGTCCCAGGAGGACACAGCTGCCACCGGAGCAGTGTGACTTCAAGGAGAAaggg GTGGTGAAACAGTGTTTGGGGACAGTCACTCTGGACCAGGTCAAGGACCAAATAGACATCAGTTGTAATAAG cTCCAGAGTGTAAGGGGATTTTTTCCACCACCATTCCCACCTGGACCCTTCCCATTTCCCCCTTTCCCACCAATCCCGCCAATACC